In Selenomonas dianae, a genomic segment contains:
- a CDS encoding dipeptide ABC transporter ATP-binding protein — MKELLRIDHLTAGYGGDAVIEDISISLHTGEVLGIVGESGSGKSTLLRAIAQIRGLSTEIQAGTVSFDTKNLAILSEGERRRLRGEEIAMVFQYAGASLNPTRQIGTQLVEAMRAHTNLSREEIDARAAEVFGGMGFADVHRILSAYPFELSGGMAQRAAIALAVVLRPQLLLADEPTSALDATIQLQVLDELRALKERTGTAILLITHNIGVVRHIADRVAVMCKGKIVEQGSVTEVLGNPQHPYTQSLIAAVPKMYTAPHDDCDRRHHIEDCSAPHPKEKNSHAGDTLLRFDNVTMHFDDAAGRVQAIDGISFSLARRELLGIVGESGSGKSTVAKLLTGLHTPTSGKILLDGKDITHTRGKERRALYTRIQMVFQDAPGSFNPRRTVGAMIGETICRLCTPDERDTKRRVAELLTEVGLPASYADRYPHEMSGGECQRAAIARAMAVHPDILVCDEATSALDVSVQARIITLLLHLQREHGMSLLFISHDLPLVSSIAGRVLIMQSGHIVEQGETGHVLREPSEDYTRNLLRAAL, encoded by the coding sequence ATGAAGGAACTGCTCCGCATCGACCACCTGACCGCAGGGTACGGCGGCGATGCCGTGATCGAGGACATCAGCATCAGCCTTCATACGGGTGAGGTGCTTGGCATTGTCGGCGAGAGCGGCAGCGGCAAATCCACCCTGCTTCGGGCAATCGCACAGATTCGCGGGCTCTCCACCGAGATCCAAGCGGGTACGGTTTCCTTTGACACAAAGAACCTTGCCATACTCTCCGAGGGAGAGCGGCGCAGACTGCGCGGCGAGGAGATCGCGATGGTGTTCCAGTACGCAGGTGCATCGCTGAACCCTACACGGCAGATTGGTACGCAGCTCGTTGAAGCCATGCGTGCACACACCAATCTGTCGCGTGAGGAAATCGACGCACGTGCGGCAGAGGTATTCGGCGGTATGGGCTTTGCCGATGTGCACCGTATCCTCTCTGCCTATCCGTTCGAGCTGTCGGGCGGTATGGCACAGCGTGCAGCCATCGCGCTCGCCGTCGTCCTGCGCCCGCAGCTGCTGCTCGCCGACGAGCCGACCTCGGCACTTGACGCAACGATTCAGCTGCAAGTGCTCGATGAGCTGCGTGCACTCAAGGAGCGCACGGGGACGGCAATCCTCCTCATCACACACAACATCGGCGTCGTACGGCACATCGCCGACCGCGTCGCCGTCATGTGCAAGGGGAAGATCGTCGAGCAGGGCAGTGTCACGGAGGTGCTTGGAAACCCACAGCATCCGTACACACAAAGCCTGATTGCAGCAGTACCAAAAATGTATACAGCCCCACATGATGACTGCGACCGCCGCCATCACATAGAGGACTGTTCCGCTCCCCATCCAAAAGAAAAGAACTCCCATGCCGGGGACACGCTTCTGCGCTTTGACAACGTCACCATGCACTTTGACGATGCGGCGGGACGCGTTCAGGCAATCGACGGCATCTCCTTTTCTCTCGCGCGGCGCGAACTCCTCGGCATCGTCGGTGAGAGCGGCAGCGGCAAATCCACCGTTGCAAAACTCCTCACGGGACTGCATACGCCGACGAGCGGGAAGATCCTCCTCGACGGCAAGGACATCACACACACACGCGGAAAGGAGCGGCGTGCGCTCTACACCCGCATCCAGATGGTGTTTCAGGACGCGCCGGGCTCGTTCAATCCGCGCCGCACGGTCGGCGCGATGATCGGTGAGACCATCTGCCGCCTGTGTACGCCCGATGAACGCGACACGAAACGGCGCGTCGCCGAACTCCTTACGGAGGTTGGACTGCCCGCCTCCTATGCGGATCGCTATCCGCACGAGATGAGCGGCGGCGAGTGCCAACGGGCAGCGATTGCGCGCGCGATGGCAGTACACCCCGACATCCTCGTCTGCGACGAGGCGACCTCCGCGCTCGATGTGTCCGTACAGGCGCGAATCATCACCCTTCTCCTGCATTTGCAGCGGGAGCACGGCATGAGCCTCCTTTTCATCTCGCACGATCTGCCGCTCGTCAGCTCCATCGCAGGTCGCGTCCTCATCATGCAGAGCGGGCATATCGTCGAACAGGGCGAGACCGGTCACGTCCTCAGAGAACCAAGTGAGGACTATACGCGGAATCTCCTGCGGGCGGCATTATGA
- a CDS encoding secretion protein HlyD → MFCPIEKANRTHSQSYVEDLPTKSGQKRCAKMARLNLSVLPS, encoded by the coding sequence ATTTTTTGTCCGATTGAGAAGGCAAACCGGACGCATAGCCAAAGCTATGTGGAGGATTTGCCGACAAAAAGCGGGCAAAAAAGATGCGCTAAGATGGCGCGGCTGAATTTATCAGTGCTTCCTTCATAA